The following coding sequences are from one Lysinibacillus sp. FSL W8-0992 window:
- a CDS encoding Gfo/Idh/MocA family protein, producing the protein MNKLKVCVIGTGSISDYHLGSYMKNPAVELYGVYDASIERGKAKAAQFGATHVFSSKEALFADKNIDAVSISTWNNTHAELAILALENDLHVLIEKPLSMTYAEALNIQKIAQKHQKVFQVGYVRRFATNTKVLKSFIDDNKLGDIYYAKASCLRRLGNPGGWFAEIDKSGGGPLIDLGVHVIDICWYLMGRPKVKRITGHTYNQLGNRNNVENLSFYKAADYDATKNTVEDLANALITFENGASLMVDVSYTLHAIKDEISIKLYGTNGGAELEPELKIVSEEHNTILNIHPQINDLTFDFAKAFQNEINSFVDCCLHQYDSVAPVEDGVEIMKILEGIYISATEGKEVVY; encoded by the coding sequence ATGAATAAATTAAAAGTTTGTGTAATCGGTACAGGTTCTATTTCCGATTATCATTTAGGCTCGTATATGAAAAATCCTGCGGTTGAGTTATATGGCGTGTATGATGCCTCTATTGAACGAGGCAAGGCAAAAGCAGCTCAATTTGGCGCAACTCATGTTTTTTCTTCTAAGGAAGCGTTATTCGCAGACAAAAATATAGATGCAGTAAGTATTAGTACATGGAATAATACGCATGCCGAATTGGCAATTCTTGCATTAGAAAATGACTTACATGTGCTGATTGAAAAGCCTTTATCCATGACCTATGCGGAGGCTTTAAACATTCAAAAGATTGCCCAAAAGCATCAGAAAGTATTTCAAGTGGGCTATGTTAGACGGTTTGCAACAAATACTAAAGTGCTGAAAAGCTTCATCGACGATAACAAACTAGGCGATATTTATTATGCGAAAGCTTCATGTCTAAGAAGATTAGGTAATCCAGGGGGCTGGTTTGCAGAAATAGATAAGTCTGGTGGCGGCCCTTTAATTGATTTAGGAGTACATGTGATTGATATTTGCTGGTATTTAATGGGTAGACCAAAGGTGAAACGTATAACAGGTCATACGTACAATCAATTAGGAAATAGAAATAATGTTGAAAATTTATCCTTTTATAAGGCAGCAGACTATGATGCTACTAAAAATACAGTAGAAGACTTAGCAAATGCCCTTATTACATTTGAGAATGGCGCGTCGTTAATGGTAGACGTTTCCTATACACTACATGCTATTAAAGATGAAATCAGTATTAAGTTATACGGCACGAACGGTGGAGCAGAGCTAGAGCCTGAGTTAAAAATTGTCAGTGAAGAGCATAATACGATTTTAAATATTCATCCTCAAATTAACGATTTAACATTTGATTTTGCGAAAGCCTTTCAAAATGAAATCAATTCATTTGTTGACTGCTGCCTTCATCAATATGATTCAGTTGCACCGGTGGAGGATGGCGTAGAAATTATGAAAATTTTAGAGGGCATTTATATATCTGCAACTGAAGGAAAGGAAGTTGTTTATTAA
- a CDS encoding sugar phosphate isomerase/epimerase family protein, whose protein sequence is MKIGLSTYSMVKKMRQGEMNVLDVLQWVADNGGQHVELVPYEFTVVDNYELATQIKEKAAELGLALSAYSLPANFIQDTEEAFLEEVERLKKHVDVVHHMGINIMRHDVTLFTLPKELTTIHYYNEHFEEMVRGCQLIADYAKQFDITTTIENHGFNVQTSDRVQQLIHAVNRDNFKTTLDIGNFLCIDEQPLIGVMKNIPYAATVHFKDFYIRPYYENPGEGEWYRTVHNNYIRGAIVGHGDINIREIIKLVKGSGYDGYITVEFEGMEDCQVGSKIGMDNVRRLWDECKL, encoded by the coding sequence ATGAAAATAGGGTTAAGCACATACAGTATGGTCAAAAAAATGAGGCAGGGGGAAATGAATGTTCTGGATGTTTTGCAATGGGTGGCAGACAACGGAGGACAGCATGTAGAATTAGTGCCTTATGAATTTACTGTTGTAGATAACTATGAACTTGCAACACAAATTAAAGAAAAAGCAGCGGAGCTAGGACTAGCGTTATCAGCCTACTCATTACCAGCAAACTTTATTCAGGATACGGAGGAAGCTTTTCTAGAAGAAGTTGAGCGCTTAAAGAAACATGTTGATGTAGTACATCATATGGGCATTAACATTATGCGCCATGACGTTACACTTTTTACTTTACCAAAGGAGCTAACAACTATTCATTATTACAATGAGCATTTTGAAGAAATGGTTAGAGGTTGTCAGTTGATTGCAGATTACGCAAAACAATTTGATATTACGACAACGATTGAAAATCACGGCTTTAATGTGCAAACAAGTGATCGTGTACAACAATTAATTCATGCGGTAAACAGAGATAACTTTAAAACAACTTTAGATATCGGAAATTTTTTATGTATTGATGAACAACCTTTAATTGGTGTGATGAAAAACATTCCATATGCTGCTACAGTGCATTTCAAAGATTTTTATATTCGACCTTACTATGAAAATCCAGGAGAGGGCGAATGGTACCGTACAGTTCATAACAATTACATCAGAGGAGCTATTGTCGGACATGGCGATATAAATATTCGAGAAATTATTAAGCTCGTAAAAGGCAGTGGATATGATGGCTATATTACAGTGGAATTTGAAGGCATGGAAGATTGTCAAGTTGGTTCAAAAATAGGGATGGATAATGTACGTCGCTTATGGGACGAATGCAAGCTCTAA
- a CDS encoding ABC transporter ATP-binding protein — MPNTILKVENLKKSFQTAGGLFQKKQFVNAVIDVSFEIEEGTTFSLVGESGCGKSTTGRLITRLIEPTNGSIVVGGKEVATAKQSELKHLRQTVQMIFQDPYASLNPRMKVKELVGEPLEIHSKLSKAEREKLVLEMLEVVGLNAEHADRYAHEFSGGQRQRLGIARALITKPKIIIADEPVSALDVSIQSQILNLLKQLQQEYKISFLFISHDLSVVEHISHYIGVMYLGSIVEIGRKETIFNEPKHPYTQALIASVPIADPTLRKKKIVLTGDIPNPKNPPSGCTFHTRCPLASDICKQAIPEMKKINEEQSVACHFVN, encoded by the coding sequence ATGCCTAACACGATTTTAAAAGTGGAGAATCTAAAAAAAAGCTTTCAAACAGCAGGTGGATTATTTCAAAAAAAGCAATTTGTTAACGCGGTCATAGATGTTTCCTTTGAAATAGAAGAAGGTACGACATTTAGTCTAGTTGGGGAAAGTGGTTGTGGAAAATCTACTACAGGCAGGTTAATCACTAGATTAATAGAACCAACAAATGGAAGTATTGTTGTAGGCGGGAAAGAAGTAGCTACTGCAAAGCAATCCGAATTAAAGCATTTAAGGCAAACTGTTCAAATGATTTTTCAAGATCCATATGCCTCATTGAATCCAAGAATGAAGGTAAAGGAGCTTGTTGGAGAGCCTTTAGAAATTCATTCAAAACTTTCAAAAGCTGAGCGTGAAAAACTAGTTCTTGAAATGCTTGAAGTCGTTGGATTAAATGCTGAACATGCCGACCGCTATGCACATGAGTTTAGTGGTGGACAAAGACAGCGTTTAGGTATTGCACGCGCATTAATAACAAAACCAAAAATAATTATTGCTGATGAACCTGTGTCGGCGCTGGATGTATCTATACAATCGCAAATTTTAAATCTATTAAAGCAATTGCAGCAAGAATATAAAATATCTTTTCTTTTTATTTCTCACGATTTAAGTGTTGTAGAACATATTAGCCATTATATAGGTGTTATGTATTTAGGGTCCATTGTAGAAATTGGGCGAAAAGAAACTATATTTAATGAACCTAAGCATCCTTATACACAAGCACTCATTGCTTCCGTGCCGATAGCAGACCCAACATTACGAAAAAAGAAAATCGTTTTAACTGGTGATATTCCGAATCCTAAAAACCCGCCAAGTGGTTGTACCTTCCACACAAGGTGTCCCCTTGCATCAGATATATGTAAGCAAGCTATTCCTGAAATGAAAAAAATTAACGAAGAGCAAAGTGTTGCATGTCACTTTGTCAACTAA
- a CDS encoding ABC transporter ATP-binding protein: MSEHVLQVTDLETSFTRDKKEIKILRGVNFSIRKGEILGLVGESGSGKSLTSLSIMQLFHGTTGKIVNGSIHFNGHDLTKMSESEIRKIRGKQMAMIFQEPMTSLNPVLKIGKQLMEAIEMHLKLPKNESKHHAIQMLKSVGIGRAEEIIYEYPHQLSGGMRQRVMIAMAMACHPKLLIADEPTTALDVTIQAQILELMKKLKEENETAILLITHDLGVVAEMCDKVVVMYAGQVVEEADVFELFASPKHPYTKGLIASVPKIGDNKEILDSINGQVPSPQNMPNGCKFAPRCNEAMSICHQESPPTVEISATRQCSCWLYAKKDVKVNA, encoded by the coding sequence ATGTCAGAACATGTATTGCAAGTAACTGACTTAGAAACGTCCTTTACACGTGATAAAAAGGAAATCAAGATTTTAAGGGGTGTCAATTTTTCCATCCGTAAAGGAGAAATATTAGGCTTAGTGGGAGAATCGGGTAGTGGGAAAAGCTTAACATCGTTATCCATTATGCAATTATTCCATGGTACTACAGGCAAAATTGTTAATGGCTCTATACATTTTAATGGACATGACTTGACGAAAATGTCCGAATCAGAAATTCGGAAGATTCGTGGCAAGCAAATGGCGATGATTTTTCAAGAGCCTATGACATCTTTAAATCCTGTCTTAAAAATTGGCAAGCAGTTAATGGAAGCAATTGAGATGCATTTGAAGCTGCCAAAGAACGAAAGTAAGCATCATGCAATCCAAATGTTAAAAAGTGTAGGTATAGGAAGAGCCGAGGAAATCATTTATGAATATCCACATCAGCTATCAGGAGGAATGCGCCAGCGAGTAATGATTGCTATGGCTATGGCCTGTCATCCTAAATTACTCATTGCTGACGAACCAACCACTGCGCTTGATGTCACGATACAAGCCCAAATTTTAGAGCTAATGAAAAAGCTAAAGGAAGAAAATGAGACAGCTATTTTATTAATCACACATGATTTAGGTGTTGTTGCTGAAATGTGCGATAAGGTAGTTGTAATGTATGCAGGGCAGGTTGTAGAGGAAGCAGATGTCTTTGAGTTATTTGCTAGCCCAAAGCATCCTTATACAAAAGGTTTAATTGCATCTGTACCGAAAATTGGTGATAACAAAGAAATATTAGATTCCATCAATGGTCAAGTGCCATCCCCGCAAAATATGCCAAATGGTTGTAAATTTGCTCCACGATGTAATGAAGCAATGTCCATATGCCATCAGGAGAGTCCACCGACAGTGGAAATTTCAGCTACACGGCAATGTAGCTGCTGGCTATACGCGAAAAAGGATGTGAAAGTAAATGCCTAA
- a CDS encoding ABC transporter permease: protein MTSPTAVQNSEVQNTQRKYSPLKEFWKSFKKQKAALVASIFIGLLIVVAMIGPYIAPYDPFEPNYDALLEGPSASHLAGTDEYGRDIFSRLIVGAKISLMVSFSAVFLGLILGTILGLISGYFGGWIDKLIMRSCDVLFSFPDLLLAIAIVALLGPGINNVIIAVMIFSVPSFARLVRGATLNAKENVYVEAAQSMGASHVRVLWKHIFPETMNELIIFVTMRIGTAILAASGLSFLGLGASPEMPEWGVMLSSGRDYLGTSSHVVIMPGIAIFLTVLAFNLIGDGLRDVLDPKIKNN from the coding sequence ATGACTTCACCAACTGCTGTGCAAAATAGCGAAGTGCAAAATACACAAAGAAAATACTCTCCTCTTAAAGAATTTTGGAAGTCTTTTAAAAAACAAAAGGCTGCATTAGTAGCAAGTATCTTTATAGGATTGTTAATTGTAGTCGCTATGATTGGTCCTTATATCGCGCCGTACGATCCTTTCGAACCAAATTATGATGCTTTATTAGAGGGACCAAGTGCAAGTCATTTGGCAGGAACGGACGAGTATGGTCGAGATATTTTTAGTCGTCTAATAGTAGGAGCAAAAATATCCTTGATGGTGAGTTTTAGTGCCGTATTTTTAGGCTTAATACTAGGCACAATTTTAGGTTTAATTAGCGGTTACTTTGGTGGATGGATTGACAAATTGATTATGCGTAGTTGTGATGTATTATTTTCATTCCCTGATTTATTGTTAGCCATTGCCATTGTAGCCTTATTAGGTCCTGGTATTAATAATGTCATTATTGCTGTGATGATTTTTAGTGTACCCTCTTTTGCCCGTTTAGTAAGAGGCGCTACATTGAATGCGAAAGAGAATGTATACGTAGAGGCAGCTCAATCAATGGGAGCTTCGCATGTTAGAGTGCTGTGGAAACATATTTTCCCTGAAACGATGAATGAATTAATCATTTTTGTCACAATGCGAATAGGAACAGCCATTTTAGCAGCTTCTGGTTTAAGTTTTTTAGGCTTAGGTGCCAGCCCTGAAATGCCTGAGTGGGGGGTAATGCTAAGTAGCGGGCGTGACTATTTAGGAACATCTTCACACGTCGTCATCATGCCAGGCATTGCTATATTTTTAACCGTACTAGCATTTAACTTAATAGGTGATGGATTACGAGATGTATTAGATCCAAAAATAAAAAATAATTAA
- the nikB gene encoding nickel ABC transporter permease, with protein MWKYVARRTVEMIPILIVISVLTFLFIHFIPGDPARLVAGKDATLEDVENVRHEMGLDKPILKQYVDYMKNLVTGELGTSLTTGLPVIDMFKTRFMPSLQLTFLSMFWATLMGLAIGVFSAINKNKWPDYFGMVTAVSGISIPGFWLGLLLIQLFSVQLGLFPTGGLDGFSSYILPSLTLGAGIMSMIARFTRSSMLETLQADYIRTGRAKGLKERSVIVTHALRNSLISVVTVAGLQFGFLLGGSVVVETVFSFPGMGRLLIDSIAFRDYPVIQSALLLFALEFILVNLAVDVLYTVLNPKIQLDS; from the coding sequence ATGTGGAAATATGTAGCAAGAAGAACTGTTGAAATGATACCGATTTTAATTGTCATTTCCGTATTAACATTTTTATTTATTCATTTCATACCAGGTGACCCTGCGCGATTAGTAGCTGGTAAGGATGCCACGCTAGAAGATGTTGAAAATGTACGACATGAGATGGGTCTAGATAAACCCATTCTTAAACAATATGTAGATTATATGAAAAATCTTGTGACGGGTGAGCTTGGAACATCTTTAACAACAGGACTACCTGTCATTGATATGTTTAAAACAAGGTTTATGCCTTCTCTGCAACTTACTTTCCTTTCCATGTTTTGGGCTACATTGATGGGTTTGGCGATTGGTGTTTTTTCTGCCATCAATAAAAACAAATGGCCTGATTATTTTGGAATGGTAACGGCTGTATCGGGCATTTCGATTCCAGGTTTTTGGCTGGGCTTATTATTGATTCAATTATTTTCAGTGCAACTAGGGTTATTTCCGACAGGTGGATTAGATGGCTTTTCTAGTTATATTTTACCTTCCTTAACTTTAGGGGCTGGCATTATGTCAATGATTGCTAGATTTACTCGATCTTCTATGCTTGAAACGTTACAAGCAGATTATATAAGAACAGGGAGAGCAAAGGGATTGAAAGAGCGCTCCGTTATTGTGACACATGCTTTAAGAAATTCCTTGATTTCGGTGGTAACAGTGGCAGGCTTGCAATTTGGATTTCTATTAGGAGGATCGGTGGTAGTCGAGACCGTATTTAGTTTTCCAGGAATGGGACGACTTTTAATCGATTCTATCGCATTTCGAGATTATCCCGTTATTCAATCAGCACTGCTGTTATTTGCATTAGAATTTATTTTAGTGAATTTAGCCGTAGATGTGCTTTATACAGTGTTAAATCCAAAAATTCAATTAGATTCTTAA
- a CDS encoding glutathione ABC transporter substrate-binding protein, whose translation MNYVKKLVFVILCTFLLAACAEKDNSNASNTGDKSTTESGAASSKNELVIAVNENFISMDPHNTGDTNSNSVQETMLEGLLGFDADGQIIKVLADDYSISEDALVYTFKLKEGVTFHDGEPFNAEAVKANIERIMNDESLRLYSRGFSLISNVEILGDYEIKVTLKEPYGPMITRFGVAKMISPKMIKDNLADIPKKPVGTGPYKFVEWVQGDHLTIENFDGYWGGGERVSKITYKPVPENGSRVAMLKAGDAQVIYPVPSQNIDELSKSKDVEVNKVPSTIAHYVSLNTYKKPLNDIKVRQAFNYAVDKDAYIKVVNAGLGLPLDSIIPSKTVYYKQQKMYEHNIEKAKELLAEAGYPDGFDIEIWGNTNSDTMKGMQFIQQQLGQIGVKVEIKSMEEGTLSDEIYGAQTPDDAKLQMWYVSWSAYASDITNATKPLFHSVSFPPNGANTAYYNNTEADQLMDEANSISDVDRQAELYEKLQEIVYQDTPWIFLGVDEVVYGVRSNVSGVLVNPTGGLDVKNAKVE comes from the coding sequence ATGAATTATGTTAAAAAGTTGGTTTTTGTCATACTATGTACGTTTCTTTTAGCAGCATGCGCAGAGAAAGACAATTCTAACGCATCAAATACTGGGGATAAGTCTACTACAGAATCAGGCGCAGCTAGTTCAAAAAATGAACTTGTCATCGCTGTAAATGAAAATTTTATTTCAATGGATCCACATAACACAGGGGATACTAATTCGAATTCTGTTCAGGAGACGATGCTAGAAGGATTGTTAGGCTTCGATGCAGATGGACAAATTATTAAGGTTTTAGCAGATGATTATTCAATAAGTGAAGACGCTCTTGTATATACGTTCAAACTTAAAGAAGGGGTTACTTTCCATGACGGGGAACCGTTTAATGCTGAGGCTGTAAAGGCCAACATTGAACGAATCATGAATGATGAAAGCTTACGCTTGTATTCTCGCGGTTTTAGCTTAATCAGTAATGTTGAAATTCTAGGTGACTATGAGATTAAAGTTACTTTAAAAGAACCATATGGACCAATGATTACTCGCTTCGGGGTTGCCAAAATGATTAGTCCAAAAATGATTAAAGATAATTTAGCAGATATACCTAAAAAACCTGTCGGCACAGGTCCTTATAAATTTGTTGAATGGGTACAAGGGGACCATTTAACAATTGAAAATTTTGATGGCTATTGGGGTGGCGGAGAACGTGTTTCTAAAATCACCTATAAACCAGTACCGGAAAACGGATCACGAGTGGCGATGCTAAAAGCGGGTGATGCACAGGTTATCTATCCAGTGCCATCTCAAAATATTGATGAACTTTCTAAAAGTAAAGATGTAGAAGTTAATAAAGTTCCTTCTACAATTGCACACTACGTTTCATTAAATACCTATAAAAAACCATTGAATGATATTAAAGTTCGACAGGCCTTTAACTATGCGGTGGACAAAGATGCTTATATTAAAGTGGTTAATGCGGGGCTAGGTTTACCATTAGACTCCATTATTCCTTCTAAAACGGTTTATTATAAGCAACAAAAAATGTATGAACACAATATTGAAAAGGCAAAAGAATTATTGGCTGAGGCTGGCTATCCTGATGGCTTCGATATTGAAATCTGGGGGAACACAAACTCAGATACGATGAAAGGTATGCAGTTTATTCAACAACAGTTAGGTCAAATCGGTGTAAAAGTAGAAATTAAATCAATGGAAGAAGGCACTTTATCAGATGAAATCTATGGTGCACAAACACCAGATGACGCGAAATTACAAATGTGGTATGTGAGTTGGTCAGCATATGCTTCGGATATAACGAATGCGACAAAGCCACTTTTCCATAGCGTATCATTCCCACCAAATGGTGCAAATACAGCTTACTATAATAACACGGAGGCAGATCAATTAATGGATGAAGCTAACTCCATTTCAGATGTAGATCGCCAAGCTGAACTATATGAAAAATTGCAGGAAATCGTATATCAAGATACACCTTGGATTTTCTTAGGGGTGGATGAGGTTGTATATGGTGTTCGTTCAAATGTTAGTGGTGTATTAGTAAATCCTACAGGTGGACTTGATGTGAAGAACGCCAAAGTCGAGTAA